Within Sorghum bicolor cultivar BTx623 chromosome 2, Sorghum_bicolor_NCBIv3, whole genome shotgun sequence, the genomic segment ATTGTAGCTTACAACATGTAACTATGGCCTAGAGGTTACAAAAGCCTTAGTACCACCTTAGGTCCTCGGTTCAATTGTTCATGGAAGTGAATTTTCCTTGACTTTTTGGCATTATGCATTTAGTGGTAGGCGAAAATTCCGTTGATAACAAAATATCTATGATGCTTTCATTAATCTCGAAGATTTATTAGCGTAATCTTCGAAGATGCTCGTAGTGGTAGGATTTGCGTGTGTGCATTCATTACGATGAGTTTGGCTGCGTCGTAAAATGTAATTCTTAAAAAAATGACCAAAAGTTGCCAACCGTGATTTCTCTTTAGTTAGGACCTGTTTGCAACaacttcatgagctgttgttatgagctgttttttttgccaaacacttatttctaaaaCAACTTCAAATAACTTCATAGGTGAAGTTGTTTATCTTTTCTTGCttacaaagacataagttgggatGAAGCTACAAAATAGCTTACTATAGCTCTCTTCCCATTTTTCTCTCTCATATATGCATAAAGTAGTTGATGAAACTATTTTACCAAATATTCTTTTTCAAAATAGCTCAACttcacaggccttgtttagttccaaaaattttgcaaaatggacaccgtagcactttcgtttgtatttgacaaattttgtccaatcatgacctaagtagactcaaaaaattcgtctcgcaaattacaggtaaactatgtaattagttattattttaatctatatctaaagcttcatgcatgcgctgcaagattcgatgtgacgggaaatctgaaaaattttgcaaatttttttagaaactaaacaaggctctagtaAAGTTGacaaatgcttcatgcatgcgccacaagattcgatgtgacgggaaatctgaaaaattttgcaatttttttagaaactaaacaaggtcctaGTAAAGTTGAGATGGGTCAAACAAGCCCTGAgacggatgaaaacggatcggatacggacggatatcatcgatatcatatttgttttcgtatttctggtcgaattcggattcgaatacggataatatcaactatgtcggataagatacgattgaatattgacatcataaatatacgatttaagtactcGGATACGAATACGGTATCGAATGTTGaacattcggactcggatacggactgATCTGAATCCCTCTAAacaaattcggtctcgaatacggtcagaAAATATgcttaccgttttcatcccagaCTAAAATCTCACCCAAGTCCCGCTTGGTTAGCTAATTGTCGAACAGCAAGCTGCCTGGTTGAACCGGACCAGGTCACCTGGGTACATGGCAGACTACGCCGCTTCACTTTTCTCCTTCCTCATTCCTGAACAACACCCAGGTCACCAAACCCTCGCTCCTCCGCCGCCGGGGCCGGGGCCCCAAATCCGGCCCCGCCCGCAGCATGGCCGCGCGGCAGCCGCCGGCGCTGGTGGACGAGCTCGTGGAGGAGATCCTCCTCCACGTCCCGCCGGACGACCCCGCGCGGCTCATGCGCGCCGCCGTCGCGTGCAAGCCCTGGTGCCGCCTCGTCTGCGGACCGGGCTTCCGCCGTAGGTTCCGCGAGCACCACGGGTCGCCCCCCTTGCTGGGTGTCGTCTCGAACTGCATGAACGAAGACGGCGCAAAGCTCGCTCGCTTCGTCCCCACCGGCTCCTtccggccgcgccgcgccgagCTCATCAACTGGCTGGCGATCGACTCCCGCCACGGCCGCGTCCTTTTACGCAGCTCGTTTTCCGGTGACCACTTCAACGTCGCAGTCTGGGATCCTATCACGGACGAGCTTCTGGAACTGCCCGCGACGCCGTGGATGCCGCAGATCATGCACAATTACAAAGGAGCGGTGCTCTGCGCTGCCGATGGCTGTGACCACCTGGACTGCCACGGCAAACCCTTCCTCGTGGTCTTTGTGGGCGCGGCCTCTCAGTGTAGTAAGATGTCCTTGTCCCTCCATGATCCAAAACTTATGATGTCGTCCTATGTCTACTCGTCAGAAGCTAATGCGTGGAGTGGATCAGCTCATCATGGGTACTTAGGTAATCTTTTGCAGTCGGTACGCAGCACTCTTGTGGAGAATGCACTGTACTTTGTGGTCAATAAATCTCCAGGAATTCTCAAGTACAATTTGGGTACCCGGAAAATGACTACGATTAGACGGCCACCTATGAGCAATGCCCACAGTGCACTCATGATTGCAGAGGGTGGTGGGCTGGGATGCGCCGCATTGACATGGTCCAAAATCTGCCTATGGTCAGCAGAGGTTGGTCTTGACAGGGATATCAGATGGGTGCTAGGCAGAACCATTGAGTTAACCAGACCCGTCCCTGCTGGTCATTCCATATGCGGATTTGATGTAGCGGCCTTTGCGGATGGCAGTGGTATCGTTCATGTGGAGACAAATCAAGGGTCTTTTATTGCTAATTTGAAGTCTGGAGAGTTCAGTGAAGTAAGAGGGGTCAATGGTACCCTGGACATCTTTGTTCCATACATGAGCTTCTATACTCCAGGTATTGCTTTGCCAGTTTGTGGGTGGAAACATGCTTTAGATTAGATAGGTTGAACCAGCAGTGTGGTTAGTTAAATTTTACATTCTTATTTAAGTTGCCATAATGAATTGATGATGCAATGAATTCCTTTCTTTCTGTTGGTGGCAAAGACACAGGTTTGAGAATTTTCTGTATTACTTAGGCAGTGCCAACCATGTCTGGTTCTTGTTACATATATAGGACCAAGAGGTCTGCTTGCAACTGAAAGTAGAAAGACTAGCAACAACTAAAGTAGAGTGTAAGGTAGAAGATAAGATATGCTAAAGTAACGATAAGATGCCATGACATAGGCATTAACCACTACTACTTATGCTAGAGATGGAGCTCCAAAATATCAAGAACACAAGACTTATTCTCTCAATTTCCCCTGAAGTCTTTTGTGGCGCCTTCTGTGTGGGATTTGAACCATCCCAATTCTGGCACAAAGGTCGTGGAAGAATAGGATTCAATCATGTTCATGCATAAAACAATAGTTTGAGTGTTTTTTACATACTGTAATAGCCTTGCACAAAACAGAAGTtcctgcaaggaaacaagaaacATATAAGGCATTTCCTCTCTTGAACTTGCATGCATAGATCTCTGAGATAGCGTGGTCATTGCATGGCGGCAAGTTGTTGGTCCATGTGGTTGTTCAGTAACCATGTTCACTGGGAGCATATTAGTTCCTTAGCTAACTGATGTTATGTTCTAAATTTCTGTAGCACTGCAAGTGGCCCCTATAGATGAGGATCCAAGAGCTGGTGAGTCACCAGCCCTATCTAGTGAAGTGATCAAGAATTTGGCACCTGAAGCGCTTTCTGATGAAGGCTTGCCAAGAAAGAAGAAACTTGTAGAGGCCATTGGGCAATCCAAGGCAACGCGGGAAGACAAGGACGCTAAGGAAAAGGCCAACAAGTCCAATAGTAAACAACAATGAATATCAATGAAGCATGAGAACTGAAAACTAGAGTAGCGCAAGTCCCTCTGCTAGCACAtatttccattttttttgttcTTCAGCAGGATCTATCTTTTGTATTTCAATATCGTTTTATATTTCTGGGTGTGGACCGAGTGTTTGTTTCCCTTGAGAGTACTCCGGGATACGAGGTGATTTCGTCAGTAATAACTCATTTTACAATACAtggggaaaaaatggacaaccaTTCATTCATCTTGATCTCCGGGGGGGTTCTCCCGTTATCGAAGTTTTCTTAATTACTGAAGGTGGCATAGGTGTAATTAAATTTTGGGTCCAAAATGCAAGCTTAGTAGATTGAATATTCTTAAACTATTAGATGGTCTGAAGACAAAGTCCACCACAATTGTTCTCATTTGCCCTAAACAAGATACAATAACAAGATGTACAAAAGAATTGGATTCTTAACAATTACTCCTTCCATACCTATAAGAAAGTTGTTTAGAACGgcgacacggtctccaaaacctaactttgactccttgttttaataaaaattttatcaaaaagtggtatttgtatattattatgaaagtatttttcaagacaaatctattcatatggttttcatattttcaaattcaacaacttaaaagttatccaTGATTTATGTTCTcaatgtttgactcaaaccttgtccaaaacgaaTTCCTTTATACGTATGGAGAGAGTAACCCATAGGGATCTAGCGCCTCCTAAAAGGGCTTTTGCTCTGGCTCCTCGTGTGTTGTCTATGTAATGACCTGAAGACCGACCTTTACTAATTTTTTGCTAAATCCTTGTTAAACCAAATCTACCTCCTATTTGAAGTCATCTTCAGAAACCTAAGCTTTTGACATGAATCTAAGATAATCTCCGGCAACTCCCAAATATCCCCCCCCCCAATAAGGTGATAATGGAGTTGTCCTAACATCTTTTTTTAGATTATTGTGAGATGTTTTAGCTGATTGCAAGCATCTAGGAACCtaatttggttttggtgattaatgactaCATAGTTATTGTGACTaatgtgtgttttgcagaggcctTATAAGTTAGATCATAATAATGATTTATGAATGAGCAATCAATGGTTTTTGTGCCCCTAATTGATGGGGTCGGTTCGATTTTCAAAATTCATCAGCATCACGGGTGAATACCCCTCCTTGTGCTCTGTTGGTGCATTGTGTTTCACTATGTCATGTACAATCCGGTGACTAATGAATGGTTGTTACTTCCTATTCTTGTGGTCAGGCTCGCTTGGGGTTCGATCTAATGATAGTCTCCTCACGCTTCCATGTGTTTGAATATGGGAAGGTGACAGAGAGTGAGTCCGTAGGCGTGAGCACCTACTCATCTAACACTGCAACATGGGTCTTTAAAGAATTTGAATGGGGCAAGGGTATTTTAGTATCCACATATGCGAGAAGTGTGTGTTTTTTAATGGCTTTATGCACTAGCTGGAGTTATCGTAGATCATTGTTGTTGATGCAGAGGAAAGCATGGAGGAAAATTTGTATCCGTCGTGGTGTATATGCAATCTCCATCCATAAAGGTTAGGGTCAGTTTAATTGCTTTTCTTTGTGGACATGATGAATTGACATAATGATTATATATGTATGGTGTGTGTTTATTAAGATATTAAGGCCTAGCTGAATTATTAAATACATTGTGTGAAACCGGATGCAATTCTATCACTGTTGGTTGTTTTGTCATCACT encodes:
- the LOC8063661 gene encoding uncharacterized protein LOC8063661, which produces MAARQPPALVDELVEEILLHVPPDDPARLMRAAVACKPWCRLVCGPGFRRRFREHHGSPPLLGVVSNCMNEDGAKLARFVPTGSFRPRRAELINWLAIDSRHGRVLLRSSFSGDHFNVAVWDPITDELLELPATPWMPQIMHNYKGAVLCAADGCDHLDCHGKPFLVVFVGAASQCSKMSLSLHDPKLMMSSYVYSSEANAWSGSAHHGYLGNLLQSVRSTLVENALYFVVNKSPGILKYNLGTRKMTTIRRPPMSNAHSALMIAEGGGLGCAALTWSKICLWSAEVGLDRDIRWVLGRTIELTRPVPAGHSICGFDVAAFADGSGIVHVETNQGSFIANLKSGEFSEVRGVNGTLDIFVPYMSFYTPALQVAPIDEDPRAGESPALSSEVIKNLAPEALSDEGLPRKKKLVEAIGQSKATREDKDAKEKANKSNSKQQ